From the genome of Marixanthomonas ophiurae, one region includes:
- a CDS encoding sigma-54-dependent transcriptional regulator — translation MQLRSENILIVDDDIDILELLQRHLRSWNFHTYRAVSVKEAVTILRDTRIDLLITDLKMPEIDGFELIKFVSEHYPNLPKLVVTGYPSIQDSLNAIKSGVVAYLTKPFTKDELKTAVDGTLQADTDNNPKISTNETAVTKQTNQDNEPYGDIIGSSEKINDVIQIIERVKNNKATIFIKGESGTGKELVARAIHYKGKFSRAPFIAVNCGGIPENLLESELFGYTKGAFTGAEKNRDGFFQAANGGTIFLDEIGNASTVVQSRLLRVLQEKEVTKVGAQKAEKIDVRIIAATNSDLKEMIKKETFREDLFYRLTVVEIDVAPLRERKKDIPLLVDKFLFKYGLEYKDRFVKITPEALAILNRYDWPGNIRELENIIQRAIIMCDGTIEVDHLPDSLKFNIDFPEKALLPLKEMEKRYIQKVLNATENNKTKAAEILGIDRKTIRQKLSE, via the coding sequence ATGCAGTTACGCAGCGAAAACATACTTATTGTAGACGACGATATCGATATATTGGAATTGTTACAGCGTCACCTGCGTTCGTGGAATTTTCATACGTATCGAGCTGTTTCGGTAAAAGAAGCAGTCACTATTTTGCGAGATACCCGAATCGATTTGTTGATTACCGATCTGAAAATGCCTGAAATTGATGGGTTTGAACTTATTAAATTTGTTTCAGAACATTATCCAAATTTACCCAAATTGGTAGTAACTGGCTATCCCTCTATACAAGATTCGCTTAACGCAATTAAATCTGGTGTGGTGGCGTACCTCACAAAGCCCTTCACCAAAGATGAATTAAAAACGGCAGTTGATGGCACGTTACAAGCCGATACGGACAACAACCCTAAAATTTCTACCAATGAAACGGCTGTAACCAAACAAACCAACCAAGACAACGAACCGTATGGCGATATAATTGGTTCTTCGGAAAAAATAAACGATGTAATTCAAATTATCGAGCGTGTAAAGAACAATAAAGCAACTATTTTTATAAAAGGGGAGAGCGGTACCGGAAAAGAACTGGTGGCTCGCGCTATTCATTATAAAGGAAAATTTTCGAGAGCCCCTTTTATCGCTGTAAATTGCGGCGGTATTCCTGAAAACTTATTGGAGTCCGAGTTGTTTGGTTATACAAAAGGAGCTTTTACAGGAGCCGAAAAAAATCGTGACGGATTTTTTCAAGCGGCCAACGGCGGCACTATTTTCCTCGATGAAATCGGTAATGCCTCTACCGTAGTGCAATCTCGATTATTACGGGTGTTACAAGAAAAAGAAGTGACTAAAGTAGGGGCACAAAAAGCTGAAAAAATTGATGTCCGAATTATCGCTGCGACGAATAGTGACCTAAAGGAAATGATTAAAAAAGAAACCTTTAGGGAAGATTTGTTTTATAGGCTCACGGTTGTTGAAATTGACGTAGCCCCACTTCGAGAGCGCAAAAAAGACATTCCGTTATTAGTAGACAAATTTCTTTTTAAATACGGCCTGGAATATAAAGATCGCTTTGTAAAAATAACCCCAGAAGCCTTAGCTATTTTAAATCGATACGATTGGCCTGGAAACATTCGAGAGTTGGAAAATATAATACAACGAGCCATTATTATGTGCGATGGCACAATAGAGGTGGATCATCTGCCCGATTCGTTAAAGTTCAACATTGATTTCCCAGAGAAAGCACTACTACCTTTAAAAGAGATGGAAAAACGATATATACAAAAAGTGTTGAACGCGACTGAAAATAATAAAACCAAAGCTGCCGAAATTTTAGGTATTGATCGTAAAACCATCCGCCAAAAACTTTCAGAGTAA
- a CDS encoding GreA/GreB family elongation factor, translating to MKYGSIIIEKKEYVYLKRIINISGYAKDFDTQQSLQKFSDELQNAQIVDEEDMPKEIIRFYSKVKVASEKGWERTLQVVTPTERDLKQNKISFLTPMGSALFGYSEGDTVIWDFPTGQQELKIVAVAQVESDKRKDVTV from the coding sequence ATGAAGTACGGAAGTATCATTATTGAAAAAAAAGAGTATGTGTATTTAAAGCGCATCATCAATATTTCTGGCTATGCCAAAGATTTTGACACGCAACAATCATTGCAAAAATTTAGTGATGAGTTGCAAAATGCCCAAATAGTGGATGAAGAAGATATGCCTAAAGAAATCATTCGTTTTTATAGCAAGGTTAAGGTTGCTTCAGAAAAAGGTTGGGAACGTACATTGCAGGTGGTAACTCCAACAGAAAGAGATTTGAAGCAAAATAAAATTTCATTTCTCACTCCAATGGGTTCAGCACTCTTCGGTTATTCCGAAGGTGATACAGTAATCTGGGACTTTCCGACAGGACAACAGGAATTAAAAATTGTTGCCGTTGCTCAAGTAGAGAGTGATAAAAGAAAAGATGTAACTGTTTAA
- a CDS encoding SpoIIAA family protein, translated as MIKIKKIEGTDIFEFSIDGEIDKESVKDFYKLLELKAEQHQKMKLLGTINEFPSFKDFKAFSSTLKMKVKAIHNIGKYAIISDKEWIETLLPAGDFLTPGIPMKHFDLDEREEAITWLRKDDVKTYSEDEYLSKMNIENIKGTNIYSFTLDGKIDEGGMIALYNILKNKNRKGKISLLATYKDFDGFNSFKAFTEGLKVDFGAIGNIEKYAVVTDKKWAHKLVKIESKVLPGITMKGFALDEADKALEWLKS; from the coding sequence ATGATAAAAATCAAAAAAATAGAGGGTACAGATATTTTTGAATTCTCGATAGATGGGGAAATTGATAAAGAAAGCGTTAAAGATTTTTACAAGCTTTTAGAGTTAAAAGCCGAACAGCATCAAAAAATGAAATTGCTCGGCACTATTAATGAGTTTCCAAGTTTTAAAGACTTTAAAGCATTTAGTTCTACTTTAAAAATGAAAGTAAAAGCTATTCACAATATAGGGAAGTATGCAATCATATCAGATAAGGAATGGATAGAGACCTTGTTGCCCGCAGGAGATTTTTTGACACCAGGGATACCGATGAAACACTTTGACCTTGATGAACGCGAAGAGGCTATAACTTGGTTAAGAAAAGATGATGTAAAAACCTATAGTGAAGATGAGTACTTGTCAAAAATGAACATCGAAAACATTAAAGGGACCAACATTTATTCGTTTACATTAGACGGGAAAATAGATGAAGGCGGAATGATCGCACTTTACAATATCCTGAAAAATAAGAACCGTAAAGGTAAAATAAGCCTTTTGGCTACCTATAAAGATTTTGATGGCTTTAATAGCTTTAAAGCCTTTACCGAAGGTCTAAAAGTAGATTTTGGCGCCATTGGAAACATAGAGAAATATGCCGTCGTGACAGATAAAAAATGGGCGCATAAGCTTGTTAAAATAGAAAGCAAAGTCCTTCCTGGGATTACGATGAAAGGGTTTGCTTTAGACGAAGCAGACAAAGCCTTGGAATGGCTAAAAAGCTGA
- a CDS encoding mechanosensitive ion channel family protein, translated as MIEFWNTHKEAILFAIAVVVIVLLLRFLTKLLHNRLEKRFRKKHHGEEPTTIHLIQKILNALWIVLGIMALAFIFIDEEKHKAATENFYLVLYLGVVSVITLVAASVVQTWFLRNIKEKTVANQDTTSYKFLRYIAIFGVYFIGGLLILIAFESMRSFAATALGGAGVLAVIAGVASQEALANLVGGLFIVSFKPFKIGDIIKLDETMVGTVTDITLRHTIIRNYENKMIVIPNSVINKEKLINYDLGDRMCCQWVEIGISYDSDIDLAKHIMREECEDHPNLIDNRSELDKYNNEKKVAVRVITLNDSAVTLRAWAWASNFTDAFQMKCDLYESIKKRFDKEGISIPFPHRTMVFKEEQLQSLKEELKPVGNTPNQSKDNTQNL; from the coding sequence ATGATAGAGTTTTGGAATACCCATAAAGAAGCAATTCTCTTCGCAATTGCTGTCGTTGTTATTGTATTGCTTTTACGTTTTTTAACCAAGCTACTTCACAATCGGTTAGAAAAAAGATTCCGTAAGAAGCATCACGGAGAAGAGCCAACGACCATACATTTAATTCAAAAAATCTTAAATGCACTTTGGATTGTGTTAGGAATAATGGCACTCGCATTTATATTTATTGATGAAGAAAAACACAAAGCTGCCACAGAGAACTTTTATCTAGTTTTATACTTAGGTGTCGTTTCGGTTATCACTTTAGTAGCAGCATCGGTGGTGCAGACTTGGTTTTTAAGAAATATCAAGGAGAAAACAGTTGCAAATCAGGATACGACTAGTTACAAATTTTTAAGATACATAGCCATTTTTGGGGTGTATTTTATTGGTGGTTTATTAATCCTTATAGCTTTTGAATCCATGCGTAGCTTTGCTGCTACCGCCCTAGGTGGTGCTGGTGTTCTTGCTGTTATTGCAGGGGTAGCTTCACAAGAAGCTTTAGCAAATCTTGTGGGAGGTTTGTTTATTGTTTCGTTTAAACCTTTTAAAATAGGTGATATCATCAAGCTTGATGAAACGATGGTAGGAACGGTAACCGATATTACCCTACGCCATACTATTATACGGAACTACGAAAACAAAATGATTGTCATTCCCAATTCGGTAATCAATAAAGAAAAACTAATTAATTACGATTTGGGCGACCGCATGTGTTGCCAATGGGTAGAAATTGGAATCTCCTACGATAGTGATATCGATTTGGCAAAACACATTATGCGAGAGGAATGTGAAGATCACCCTAATTTAATAGATAACCGAAGCGAGCTAGATAAATACAATAATGAAAAGAAAGTAGCTGTGCGAGTTATAACACTAAACGATTCGGCTGTTACATTGCGCGCCTGGGCTTGGGCAAGTAATTTTACCGACGCTTTTCAAATGAAATGCGATTTGTACGAAAGCATTAAAAAGCGTTTTGATAAAGAAGGTATTTCCATTCCATTTCCGCATAGAACGATGGTTTTTAAGGAAGAACAACTTCAAAGCCTAAAAGAAGAATTAAAACCAGTAGGTAATACCCCAAATCAAAGTAAAGATAACACGCAGAATCTATAA
- a CDS encoding sensor histidine kinase yields MSHTEEALQERIKELTCLYEVSSIIVSANVEELDDTLKAIAYSLKKAFQFPKYTEIAIETSINSFKTGNVNENVGLSSDIKVFNKLNGKIIASLTADKSTFLKEEQQLLDNVALKIENLLERIEIKQNEASLKRQMERADRLSIIGEITAGIAHELNTPLANILGFAELLKDEFKNEKNVSNDLDKIIHNTIFSREVVKKLMFFACEMPQEMKKVNIVPNIRDAISLLDATFRKEEVKYVVKIEEEELWLKADTIQLTQIIFNLIINAIYFSPKNGLVTIKAFQTDTENVLKISDEGPGLPEEAIEKIFQPFFSTKPTGDGSGLGLSVVHGIVLSHKGTIKAENNKNKGATFTVRLSKT; encoded by the coding sequence ATGTCTCATACTGAAGAAGCCCTACAAGAACGTATAAAAGAATTAACATGCTTATACGAAGTATCTTCAATTATCGTCAGTGCTAATGTTGAAGAGTTAGATGATACCTTAAAAGCGATTGCATATAGTTTAAAAAAAGCATTTCAATTTCCTAAATACACCGAAATAGCTATCGAAACATCCATAAACTCTTTTAAAACGGGAAATGTAAATGAAAACGTCGGTCTCAGCAGTGACATTAAGGTATTCAATAAACTCAATGGAAAAATAATAGCATCTTTAACCGCTGATAAAAGTACTTTTTTAAAAGAGGAACAGCAGTTGCTGGACAATGTAGCTTTAAAGATAGAAAACCTATTAGAGCGTATTGAAATTAAGCAGAATGAAGCCTCTTTAAAAAGGCAAATGGAGCGTGCAGACCGTTTGAGTATCATTGGAGAAATAACCGCAGGAATTGCTCACGAATTAAATACGCCATTAGCCAATATTTTAGGTTTTGCTGAATTGTTAAAAGATGAATTCAAAAACGAAAAAAATGTTTCGAACGATTTAGATAAAATTATTCATAACACCATATTTTCTAGAGAAGTAGTAAAAAAGCTGATGTTTTTTGCCTGCGAAATGCCTCAAGAAATGAAAAAAGTAAACATTGTACCCAATATTAGGGATGCCATTAGCTTGTTGGACGCTACCTTCCGAAAAGAAGAAGTAAAATATGTCGTGAAAATCGAAGAAGAAGAATTATGGCTGAAAGCCGATACCATTCAGCTTACACAGATTATATTCAATTTAATAATAAACGCCATTTACTTTTCGCCCAAAAACGGATTGGTGACTATTAAAGCATTTCAGACAGATACAGAAAATGTCCTTAAAATTTCCGATGAAGGTCCTGGACTTCCTGAAGAGGCAATCGAAAAAATATTTCAACCTTTTTTTAGTACAAAACCCACAGGCGATGGATCAGGACTGGGGCTTAGCGTTGTGCACGGTATCGTATTGAGCCATAAAGGAACTATTAAGGCCGAGAATAATAAAAACAAAGGTGCTACCTTTACCGTTAGGCTTTCAAAAACATAA
- a CDS encoding Glu/Leu/Phe/Val family dehydrogenase, protein MIATSEVKKQKKQPTRGMMENVMEQFHSAADKIELHPSIRKILGITNNEIVVHFPVKMDNGDVEIFTGYRVQHNNALGPYKGGLRYHPTVDIDAARALAMWMTWKTSLAGLPYGGGKGGIQLDPKKYSKSELERITRRFTFALADNIGPEHDIPAPDVNTNSQTMAWMADTYMSTRPPAERSANQHVVTGKPAGSGGLEGRDRATGYGVFLNIKFWAQRNNEDLNGKRFIVQGFGNVGYWAAHFLEKEGAKLVAVQDASGSIHNSKGIHVEDLNNYSKANNGGIGNFPEADEMDSKDFFSTDCDICIPAALGNQITKENAPDIKAQLIAEGANGPTNVDGEKILLERGVTIIPDILCNSGGVVGSYFEWLQNRNGELWQLDEVMAKLDKKMKESFSKVYEYSERESMDMRTAAYCLAIQRIEKAYVERGIFP, encoded by the coding sequence ATGATAGCAACATCAGAGGTTAAAAAGCAAAAAAAGCAACCTACAAGAGGCATGATGGAAAATGTGATGGAACAGTTTCACAGTGCAGCAGATAAAATAGAATTGCACCCAAGTATTCGTAAAATACTAGGTATTACTAATAACGAAATTGTGGTACATTTTCCTGTGAAAATGGATAATGGGGATGTAGAGATATTTACAGGATACAGAGTGCAGCATAACAACGCATTGGGACCTTACAAAGGAGGCTTACGGTATCATCCTACTGTTGATATTGATGCCGCAAGAGCATTAGCTATGTGGATGACGTGGAAAACTTCGTTGGCTGGATTGCCTTATGGAGGTGGTAAAGGAGGGATTCAGTTAGATCCTAAAAAATATTCAAAAAGTGAGTTAGAACGAATTACGCGTAGATTTACTTTTGCCTTAGCAGATAACATAGGACCTGAACACGATATTCCTGCACCCGATGTAAATACCAATAGCCAAACCATGGCGTGGATGGCAGATACATATATGAGTACACGGCCACCAGCAGAACGTTCTGCCAACCAACACGTAGTAACTGGAAAACCTGCCGGAAGTGGTGGATTGGAAGGACGTGACCGTGCAACTGGATATGGTGTATTCTTAAATATTAAGTTCTGGGCACAACGGAATAATGAAGACCTTAATGGAAAACGATTTATTGTTCAAGGTTTTGGAAACGTAGGCTATTGGGCTGCACATTTTCTTGAAAAAGAAGGTGCTAAATTAGTAGCGGTTCAAGATGCTTCAGGAAGTATTCACAACTCAAAAGGAATCCATGTTGAGGATCTTAATAATTATAGTAAAGCCAACAACGGAGGTATAGGTAATTTCCCTGAAGCGGACGAAATGGATAGCAAGGATTTTTTCAGTACCGATTGTGACATCTGTATTCCTGCGGCTTTAGGCAATCAAATAACTAAAGAAAATGCGCCAGACATCAAAGCACAATTAATTGCCGAAGGAGCTAATGGACCTACCAATGTAGATGGTGAAAAAATACTGTTAGAACGAGGAGTAACCATTATACCAGACATTCTCTGTAATTCTGGAGGTGTTGTGGGTAGTTATTTTGAATGGTTACAAAACAGAAATGGAGAGTTGTGGCAATTGGATGAAGTAATGGCCAAGTTAGACAAAAAGATGAAGGAGTCTTTTAGTAAAGTATATGAATATTCTGAACGGGAATCTATGGATATGCGTACTGCTGCTTATTGCTTAGCGATACAGCGTATTGAAAAAGCTTATGTAGAGCGAGGGATTTTTCCATAA
- a CDS encoding NAD(P)(+) transhydrogenase (Re/Si-specific) subunit beta, whose protein sequence is MNVLVEVGYLLATVSFLGGLKFMSSPKHAKAGNLIAATGMIIAVLCTFWMLTTQTVPSINLIIIAVAILLGTIGGKIMASKVEMTAMPQLVSLFNATGGGCAMLLGIVEAKQASLGSSFLGMQILLLLGLITGAVAASGSVIAYRKLAGKTKDNRNVMVVLGSRTLLLSFILIPVLYFFGIIPLPFEIVAYVMAFIALVYGVLFVLPIGGADMPVVISLLNSITGIATALAGFVYGNKAMIAGGIFVGAAGILLTLLMCRAMNRSLLKVLAGKFKKGKVAEDAEEQNIKETNVSETAMQLSFANKIAIIPGYGLAVAQGQHLCGQLQQLLEKRDAQVDFIIHPVAGRMPGHMNVLLAEANIDYEHLKEMDQVNGDMAHYDMVLIIGANDVVNPAAENNEDSPIYGMPIVKAYQSKQVVVMKRGMSKGYAGVSNDLFGMDNCNLLFGDAKDSLQNIINQLKLI, encoded by the coding sequence ATGAATGTATTAGTTGAAGTTGGCTATTTATTGGCCACCGTTTCTTTTTTGGGTGGGTTGAAGTTTATGAGTTCCCCAAAACACGCTAAAGCCGGTAACTTAATTGCTGCTACGGGAATGATAATTGCTGTGTTGTGTACCTTTTGGATGCTCACTACGCAGACCGTCCCTTCCATTAACCTTATTATAATAGCCGTTGCCATCTTGTTGGGTACCATAGGAGGAAAAATCATGGCTTCTAAAGTCGAAATGACAGCCATGCCACAATTGGTATCCTTGTTTAATGCAACTGGGGGTGGTTGTGCCATGCTTCTGGGTATTGTTGAAGCAAAACAAGCGAGCCTTGGTTCTTCATTTCTGGGCATGCAAATATTACTGCTTTTAGGATTAATAACGGGAGCCGTAGCAGCCTCAGGAAGTGTTATCGCCTATCGAAAACTTGCGGGAAAAACGAAAGACAACCGAAATGTTATGGTTGTTTTAGGCTCTAGAACCCTTTTATTATCATTTATTTTAATACCTGTTCTTTATTTCTTCGGAATAATACCGTTGCCTTTTGAAATAGTAGCGTACGTCATGGCATTTATTGCGTTGGTTTATGGCGTGTTGTTCGTATTGCCTATTGGTGGTGCTGATATGCCGGTAGTAATTTCATTACTAAATTCAATTACTGGTATTGCCACCGCCTTGGCAGGATTTGTCTATGGCAACAAAGCGATGATTGCCGGTGGTATATTTGTTGGTGCGGCAGGAATTTTGTTAACGTTGCTAATGTGTAGAGCGATGAACCGATCGTTGCTTAAAGTATTGGCAGGAAAGTTTAAAAAAGGAAAAGTAGCCGAAGATGCCGAAGAACAAAATATTAAAGAAACAAACGTTTCCGAAACAGCTATGCAGTTATCATTTGCCAATAAAATTGCAATAATCCCTGGATACGGTCTTGCCGTAGCGCAAGGACAACATCTTTGTGGACAATTACAACAACTTTTAGAAAAGAGAGATGCTCAAGTGGATTTTATAATCCATCCTGTTGCAGGAAGAATGCCTGGACATATGAATGTGTTATTAGCTGAAGCCAACATAGATTACGAACATTTAAAAGAAATGGACCAAGTAAATGGCGATATGGCCCATTACGATATGGTTTTGATAATTGGGGCGAACGATGTGGTAAATCCAGCTGCAGAAAACAATGAGGACAGTCCTATCTACGGAATGCCGATTGTAAAGGCATATCAAAGTAAACAAGTAGTTGTGATGAAACGAGGAATGAGCAAAGGGTATGCAGGTGTCTCAAATGATTTGTTCGGGATGGACAATTGCAACTTATTGTTTGGCGATGCGAAAGATTCTTTGCAAAACATCATTAATCAGTTGAAATTAATTTAA